The following are encoded in a window of Phaseolus vulgaris cultivar G19833 chromosome 3, P. vulgaris v2.0, whole genome shotgun sequence genomic DNA:
- the LOC137808307 gene encoding uncharacterized membrane protein At3g27390 has translation MDFPSFLKGWMKASYVVSVFLYAFFLGALKGIVVGPIAGLVLILGNVGVILALFPAHVAWTVYTLLKIHMFDAALKVAILIALPALFVLWLGLGIAGSVLVGVGHGFFTPWVSTFEAFRHDNESKKFSHCIVDGTYGTIRGSCTVVRDFADMCYHSYPSFLKELRESPTSDERQRLRLIHVPGCVIVGILGLVVEIPLFTAIAIVKSPYMLFKGWFRLLHDLISREGPFLETVCVPIAGLTIFVWPLVVLASILLAILSGIFFGIYATVIVFQERSFRRGLAYLIAMVAEFDEYTNDWLYLREGTFLPKPQYRKRKASQSSEFSVRGTSVGGSRLNTSMDPPAIFMPNLAPSRSVREAIQEVKMVQIWGNMMKYCEMRGKELLDANVLTAADLCEWMRGKNINEASIVGVGLPCYSLLQALIFSIKANSSGVLLLEDFEITYLNRPKDKLMDWFFNPVMVLKEQIRVIKLGEAEVRYLEKVVLFGGNKQRQEAWDNGGLMIPDALKAAQMEGISRRMIGMIRGVSKLPTYRRKFRQIVKALITHSMEKDVSGKALATDSGDVVDICEKVLVTKYLDLEKDSAGRSNRSIVSVASDENV, from the exons ATGGATTTTCCTAGCTTTTTGAAAGGTTGGATGAAGGCTTCTTATGTGGTCTCTGTGTTCCTCTATGCTTTCTTCCTGGGTGCCTTAAAAG GCATAGTCGTGGGTCCTATTGCTGGTCTGGTTCTTATTTTAGGCAACGTTGGGGTGATTCTGGCGCTGTTTCCGGCACATGTGGCTTGGACTGTTTACACCCTTTTGAA GATTCATATGTTTGATGCAGCCTTGAAAGTTGCTATTTTGATTGCTTTGCCCGCCTTGTTTGTCTTGTGGTTGGGTCTAGGCATAGCGGGAAGCGTTCTTGTCGGAGTGGGGCATGGCTTCTTTACCCCTTGGGTTTCAACTTTTGAGGCCTTCAGACATGATAACGAGTCCAAGAAATTTTCTCACTGTATTGTG GATGGAACATATGGAACTATCAGAGGCAGTTGCACTGTGGTTAGGGATTTTGCAGATATGTGTTACCATTCATACCCAAGTTTCTTAAAGGAACTACGAGAATCACCTACCTCAGATGAGCGTCAGAGACTAAG GTTGATTCATGTTCCTGGATGTGTCATTGTTGGAATACTGGGGCTAGTTGTGGAGATTCCTCTTTTCACTGCAATTGCTATAGTAAAGAGCCCCTACATGCTGTTCAAGGGCTGGTTCAGACTTTTGCATGATTTGATTAGCAGAGAAGGTCCATTCCTTGAAACAGTTTGTGTCCCCATTGCTGGTTTGACAATATTTGTGTGGCCACTAGTTGTCCTTGCCAGCATATTATTGGCTATTTTATCAGGCATTTTTTTTGGAATTTATGCAACTGTTATAGTATTTCAG GAAAGATCTTTCCGTAGAGGTTTAGCCTATCTGATTGCAATGGTTGCTGAATTTGATGAATATACAAACGATTGGCTCTATCTTCGGGAGGGGACATTCTTACCAAA GCCCCAGTATCGAAAGAGAAAAGCTTCTCAATCATCAGAGTTTTCTGTGAGAGGAACCAGTGTGGGTGGAAGCAGATTAAACACTTCGATGGACCCGCCTGCAATCTTTATGCCAAACTTAGCTCCTTCAAGATCTGTTAGAGAGGCCATTCAAGAAGTGAAAATGGTGCAG ATCTGGGGAAATATGATGAAGTACTGTGAGATGAGAGGCAAGGAATTATTGGATGCTAATGTACTTACAGCTGCTGATCTCTGTGAATGGATGAGGGGAAAGAATATAAATGAAGCTTCCATAGTTGGTGTTGGGTTGCCTTGTTATTCACTCCTACAAGCACTTATCTTCTCCATCAAAGCCAATTCAAGTGGTGTATTGCTACTTGAGGACTTTGAGATTACCTACTTAAACAGGCCAAAGGATAAGTTGATGGATTGGTTCTTCAATCCTGTGATGGTTCTGAAGGAACAGATAAGGGTCATCAAATTGGGGGAAGCTGAAGTGAGATACTTGGAAAAAGTTGTTCTCTTTGGAGGCAACAAGCAACGCCAGGAGGCTTGGGATAACGGTGGTTTAATGATACCTGATGCTCTTAAAGCTGCCCAAATGGAGGGAATTTCCAGAAG GATGATTGGAATGATAAGAGGAGTATCGAAGCTGCCAACATACAGAAGGAAATTTCGTCAGATTGTTAAAGCTTTGATTACTCATTCTATGGAGAAAGACGTTTCAGGAAAGGCTTTAGCTACTGATTCAGGGGATGTAGTAGAtatttgtgaaaaggttttaGTTACTAAATATTTGGATCTGGAGAAAGATTCTGCTGGAAGATCCAATAGGTCTATAGTATCAGTTGCCTCCGATGAAAATGTTTGA
- the LOC137805681 gene encoding protein FAR1-RELATED SEQUENCE 5-like, protein MDMEVGLITKRSDEVEMIYMEELMNFVHQHELVEEDYGTHFTTDEVFPSREDLLEWVRRVAYRLGFVIVISKPIGKGQGWVLKVICGTHNHDLYDTLVGHPYAGRLKANEHSMLVHMTKSMVKPSSILRTLKENNEDNMTTIKQVYNARYSYKRSVRGPRTELQQLMMLLDRDNYLHWSTCHESSNIVSDIFWTHPDAVKLLNAFNIVFLMDTTYKTNKYRLPLLEIFGVTCTGLSFSAGFAFLSSEKEKNFIWALQQFRGSLLTSHVGPEVIVCDRDLALMNAINIVFLKARNLLCRFHINKNVKAKCKMLVDSVEAWEVVMDSWRTMGVIPLNEVHVMWTRLGFSDLSECDSSSELSIQQEWDVILSRFKQVDMCGKVTIKNKLREIVYPDMTTLCAPLNVVKTKGSQKNQTNKFQRSTKHIPSYFEHVDRIHIVNDSSLSLKTPKGKVKVTANTNAIPMLNQFYLKCHPYILDVIDVKADGHCGFRAIASLLGMGEESWPLIRMDLFKEISQWHEEYATLLGGHQRASVDK, encoded by the exons ATGGACATGGAGGTTGGATTGATTACAAAAAGATCGGATGAAGTAGAAATGATATATAtggaagaattaatgaattttGTGCATCAACATGAATTAGTTGAAGAGGATTATGGTACTCATTTTACAACAGATGAG GTTTTTCCTTCGCGAGAAGACTTACTTGAATGGGTCCGTAGGGTTGCTTATAGACTTGGTTTTGTTATTGTCATTA GTAAACCTATTGGAAAGGGTCAAGGTTGGGTACTTAAGGTAATATGTGGTACTCATAATCATGATTTGTATGATACATTAGTTGGTCATCCATATGCGGGCAGATTAAAAGCGAATGAACATTCCATGCTTGTTCATATGACTAAAAGCATGGTTAAACCGAGTAGCATACTACGTACTTTGAAGGAGAATAATGAGGATAATATGACAACAATAAAGCAAGTATACAATGCAAGATACTCATACAAGAGATCAGTTAGAGGACCACGAACTGAATTACAACAATTAATGATGTTGTTAGACCGTGACAACTATCTTCACTGGAGTACGTGTCATGAGTCTTCCAATATTGttagtgatattttttggaCCCATCCTGATGCTGTGAAACTTTTGAATGCATTTAACATTGTATTCTTGATGGATACGacttacaaaacaaacaagtatCGACTGCCTTTGCTTGAGATTTTTGGTGTGACTTGTACAGGTTTGTCCTTTTCTGCTGGTTTTGCATTCTTATCTAGCGAGAAGGAAAAGAACTTCATATGGGCACTACAACAATTTAGAGGGTCACTTTTGACATCGCATGTGGGGCCTGAAGTCATTGTTTGTGATAGAGATCTTGCTTTGATGAATGCCATCAATATTGTGTTTCTTAAAGCAAGAAACCTTCTTTGTCGGTTTCATATCAATAAGAATGTTAAAGCAAAGTGTAAAATGTTGGTTGATTCTGTCGAGGCTTGGGAAGTTGTGATGGATTCATGGAGGACTATGGGTGTCATTCCTCTTAATGAAGTTCATGTTATGTGGACGAGACTAGGCTTTTCAGATTTATCTGAATGTGATTCATCATCTGAGTTGTCAATTCAACAAGAATGGGATGTCATTCTATCCCGGTTCAAACAGGTTGACATGTGTGGCAAAGTGACAATTAAAAACAAGTTGCGTGAAATTGTCTACCCAGACATGACAACATTATGTGCACCACTTAATGTAGTCAAGACAAAAGGATCCCAAAAGAATCAAACAAACAAATTTCAAAGGTCTACAAAACACATCCCTTCATATTTTGAGCATGTAGATCGCATCCATATTGTAAATGATAGCTCATTATCTTTGAAGACTCCTAAGGGAAAGGTTAAGGTGACGGCCAACACCAATGCAATTCCCATGCTTAATCAATTTTATCTGAAATGTCACCCTTATATTTTGGATGTAATAGATGTTAAAGCAGATGGACATTGTGGGTTTCGTGCTATTGCCTCCTTGTTGGGGATGGGTGAAGAGTCATGGCCACTTATCAGAATGGATTTATTCAAAGAAATATCTCAGTGGCATGAAGAATACGCAACATTATTAGGTGGTCATCAACGG GCTAGTGTTGACAAATGA
- the LOC137805682 gene encoding protein MAIN-LIKE 2-like → MAKTRGGGSQGHDRTRPTTSVRRRDRGVVEERIGDVNIDNDNQQELQDDRQMDQGEGFPGGPSDMSLLVNFADRVAVKLWDGEDRGELKLVSHGRKLRKFGMPHAEIEILIQNSGLFSLCNISYEVGDRGLISAFVERWHAETNSFHLPIGEMTITLDDVSSFLHLPILGQFPTYVPLEYNGAATILTELLGVEEARGKAKMRQCRGVHVRLSWLRDIYAECCAQEAWECGARAYLLHVVGCTIFAD, encoded by the exons ATGGCTAAAACAAGAGGTGGTGGATCTCAAGGTCATGATCGAACAAGACCAACGACATCCGTCCGTAGAAGAGATCGAGGTGTTGTGGAGGAAAGAATTGGTGATGTTAATATTGATAATGACAATCAACAAGAATTACAAGATGATAGGCAAATGGACCAGGGAGAAGGGTTTCCTGGAGGACCTTCTGATATGTCTTTGCTGGTAAATTTTGCTGACCGTGTTGCTGTTAAGCTTTGGGATGGTGAG GATCGGGGAGAACTTAAATTGGTATCTCACGGTAGGAAATTACGTAAATTTGGGATGCCTCATGCTGAGATTGAAATTCTTATACAAAATTCTGGATTATTTAGTCTGTGCAATATAAGCTATGAGGTGGGGGACAGGGGGTTGATTTCAGCCTTTGTTGAAAGGTGGCATGCTGAGACAAACTCCTTCCACCTTCCCATAGGTGAGATGACCATCACACTTGATGATGTGTCATCTTTTTTACACCTCCCCATTTTGGGTCAATTCCCTACGTATGTGCCCTTAGAGTACAACGGAGCTGCAACTATTTTAACTGAGTTATTAGGGGTGGAGGAGGCTCGTGGGAAGGCTAAGATGAGACAGTGTCGAGGTGTCCACGTGCGATTGAGTTGGCTTCGAGATATATATGCGGAATGTTGCGCTCAAGAGGCTTGGGAGTGTGGTGCTAGAGCTTACTTGTTGCATGTGGTTGGATGCACTATTTTTGCAGATTAA
- the LOC137808308 gene encoding cyclin-dependent kinase inhibitor 7-like, producing the protein MEMAHVKTRARTALGVGASATSPKRKKIAINNSNNISPSSFVQLKSLSNTAASETEERCSGDSPASCCSSNGSFDGNRIIKFSDLEVENAQVETSTCNCREQQIRREMSLSSELRIPNSQEVDSAEKKTTITKSRCCVSSALQKRPTDSELEEFFAAAEKDIHKRFSEKYNYDIVKDVPLEGRYEWVKLKP; encoded by the exons ATGGAGATGGCTCACGTGAAGACACGAGCTCGAACTGCATTGGGCGTTGGAGCTTCTGCGACTTCACCGAAGAGAAAGAAAATCGCCATTAACAACAGCAACAACATCTCACCGTCCTCCTTCGTTCAACTCAAGAGTTTGAGTAATACAGCGGCGTCGGAGACGGAGGAACGCTGTTCCGGCGACTCTCCGGCGTCGTGTTGCTCCAGCAACGGATCATTCGACGGAAACCGAATCATCAAATTCTCAGATCTGGAG GTAGAGAACGCTCAAGTTGAGACGTCGACGTGCAACTGCCGTGAACAACAAATAAG GAGAGAGATGAGTCTCTCGAGCGAGCTTCGAATTCCGAATTCGCAGGAAGTGGATTCAGCGGAGAAGAAGACAACGATAACCAAATCTCGCTGCTGCGTTTCATCAGCGCTGCAGAAAAGGCCAACGGATTCGGAGCTCGAAGAATTCTTCGCCGCCGCGGAGAAGGACATTCATAAACGCTTCTCAGAAAa GTATAATTATGATATCGTGAAGGACGTGCCCTTGGAAGGACGATACGAGTGGGTGAAATTGAAGCCATAA